A DNA window from Setaria viridis chromosome 2, Setaria_viridis_v4.0, whole genome shotgun sequence contains the following coding sequences:
- the LOC117843383 gene encoding GDSL esterase/lipase At5g03600: MNSLAISCFVLFLLLNGASRVAESRAVAAGDVSSQRRHRHHGHHHDIDSPPTDDDGDTDSPPSDDDDDTDSPTADAKPKKLLVFGDDFADTGNGDSDPQLGYGSRSWRSPFGMSDTAHGRQPSGRFSDGLVQPDFLAKIMGRSESPPPYTYDDWDDGIDAAGLNFAVGGSVALDTSAGVPKLRAQVQQLRNLIRDGVVERKDLRDSVALLAYSGDDYAYANNDAMNDTISKVIDELASIVSDLQDLGVPKVLVNTVISYGCTPWLTRQSSDPYSSCDDSRNWVSDVHNTALRDRLGGEENVMLLDVNSVVRDLVEPKEGSTLYGKQFKERLRPCCEVDDEDAGDYCGLDGRYSLCEHPEEYFFWDNEHPTQAGWRAVMQLLQGPIMAFLGVSNLEHF; this comes from the exons ATGAATTCTTTGGCCATTAGCTGCTTCGTCCTCTTCTTGCTGCTCAACG GCGCAAGCCGTGTGGCGGAGTCCCgagcggtggccgccggcgacgtgtCGTCCCAGCGGCGCCACCGTCACCACGGCCACCATCATGATATCGATAGCCCCCCtactgatgatgatggtgataCCGATAGCCCCccttctgatgatgatgatgataccGATAGCCCCACTGCTGATGCCAAGCCCAAGAAGCTGTTGGTGTTCGGGGACGACTTCGCCGACACCGGCAACGGCGACTCGGACCCCCAACTCGGCTACGGCTCCCGCTCGTGGCGCTCCCCCTTCGGCATGTCGGACACGGCGCACGGCAGGCAGCCGAGCGGCCGCTTCTCCGACGGCCTGGTGCAGCCGGACTTTCTGGCCAAGATCATGGGCCGCAGCGAGTCACCCCCGCCCTACACGTACGACGACTGGGACGACGGCATCGACGCCGCCGGCCTGAACTTCGCCGTCGGCGGCTCCGTCGCGCTGGATACGTCGGCGGGCGTGCCCAAGCTCAGGGCGCAGGTCCAGCAGCTGAGGAACCTGATCAGGGACGGCGTGGTCGAGCGCAAGGACCTGAGGGACTCGGTGGCGCTCCTCGCCTACTCCGGCGACGACTACGCATACGCCAATAACGAC GCGATGAACGATACGATATCGAAGGTGATCGATGAGTTGGCGAGCATCGTGTCGGATCTGCAGGACCTGGGCGTCCCCAAGGTCCTGGTGAACACGGTGATCTCGTACGGCTGCACGCCGTGGCTGACGAGGCAATCCAGCGACCCCTACAGCTCCTGCGACGACAGCCGCAACTGGGTCTCCGATGTGCACAACACGGCGCTCCGTGACCGGCTGGGCGGCGAGGAGAACGTGATGCTCCTGGACGTGAACAGCGTGGTGAGGGACCTGGTGGAGCCCAAGGAAGGGTCGACGCTCTACGGGAAGCAGTTCAAGGAGCGCCTCCGGCCCTGCTGCGAGGTCGACGACGAAGACGCCGGCGACTACTGCGGCCTCGACGGGCGCTACTCGCTCTGCGAACACCCGGAGGAGTACTTCTTCTGGGACAACGAGCACCCCACGCAGGCCGGATGGAGGGCCGTCATGCAGCTGCTCCAGGGCCCAATCATGGCGTTCCTCGGAGTCTCCAACCTCGAGCACTTCTGA